In Equus przewalskii isolate Varuska chromosome 31, EquPr2, whole genome shotgun sequence, one genomic interval encodes:
- the C31H1orf115 gene encoding required for drug-induced death protein 1 yields MAVGARLRSKAASGLPLRGPRGRGRTEGDEEVVAILEHLECGDEAAESEASARRPGARSARRVHLAVLPERYEPLEEPAPGEKPKRRYRQKLKKYGKNVGKVITKGCRYVVIGLQGFAAAYSAPFGVATSVVALVR; encoded by the exons ATGGCGGTGGGAGCCAGGCTCCGAAGCAAGGCGGCGAGCGGCCTCCCGCTCCGCGGGCCCCGGGGGCGAGGGCGGACGGAGGGGGACGAGGAGGTGGTCGCCATCCTGGAGCACCTGGAGTGCGGGGACGAGGCGGCGGAGAGCGAGGCGAGCGCGCGGCGCCCGGGGGCCCGGAGCGCGCGGCGGGTGCACCTGGCCGTGCTCCCCGAGCGCTACGAGCCGCTGGAGGAGCCGGCGCCCGGCGAGAAGCCCAAGAGGAGGTACCGGCAGAAGCTGAAGAAGTACGGCAAG aatgTGGGGAAAGTCATCACCAAAGGCTGCCGCTACGTCGTCATCGGCCTGCAGGGATTCGCGGCGGCCTACTCCGCCCCATTCGGAGTAGCCACCAGCGTGGTGGCGTTGGTCCGCTAA